From the Aspergillus puulaauensis MK2 DNA, chromosome 1, nearly complete sequence genome, the window AAGTCACCATGGATCTTGGCCTTCAGCTGCACCTCAATATCCAGATTGATGTCCAGCCGCAGTCTCAATTGCTCATCACTGCCCTTgccctctttcccttctccctcgctcTTGCCTCCACCGAGAACGCCTCCAACGGCCTTGCCCGCGCTCCCCGTGACCCCGTTCACTGCATTGCCTGCTGTGTTCTGTACCAGGTCGCCGGCCtggtcgacgccgccgaggccACCGAGAGGGCCATCTGATTGCTGCTGCTTACGCGGGCGACGCTGTTGACGGGCTGGGCGTCTGCGTTGTTTGGGCTGCTCGGGCTCGCGCTCCATCTCGGGACGCTGGATGTCTTCTGTGTCGGAGTCGTTTTGGTTGGAGGCTTGTTCGGGGGCTGGCTGGCTCTGGCCGAACTCTTGGTCGGATTCTTGGTTTGAATAATCGGCCATGGTGAAGGAtgtttttttaaaaaaaggGGGTGTGGTGTGGTATATGTAGCGTATATGGGGCAGAGGAGATGGGGTGCAGGGAAATAGTGTGTGGGTAAGGATGGGTAGGAAGGAGTATGCGGTATCACAGGGGATTTCCTTCGTTCAAcactttatattataatttatatccCTTTAAACACTCTCCATCCTGCGTCTGGTGGGTAGGGTTAATAAGAATTACTTCACAAGCGAGCAGCGTCATTGTTTCCCGGAATAGCTGGCCCGATCTTGACCGCAATATCTGCGAGGGAAGCGATGATGAAAGAGGCACGCACCACGGCATGACTTGGAGGAAAGCCCAGCCCTCCCAGAGGACAAGAAGGGGTGGGAGTGGACAGGACGTGGGCAGGACATGACGTCCTCGCAGCAGGGATTGTCAGATCGGGGCAGGTGCCGACCCCATAGTAGCGTGTGCTATGGAGTAAATTAGGCGTCGTCAGAATCCTCTTCTCGCGCCGTCGCAAATCTTGCTTGAGCACAGATGAGTTGATgtccagccagccaatcaCGGCTGGCCCCTGCTCTGCAATTTGTTTCGATCTCTCCAGGTTGTTCCAAGGTTGGGAGTCGGTACCACTTAGCGACACTGCCTGGTTGGATAACATTAGTCGGCTTGCCACCCCGTTATTTTTTAATTGTCTCCTGGGATTTGACAGGGCGGATCCTTGGGTCGCATGTTTCTTACACGCAtgctttttctgcttttttCGGCCAGGGGCATGCATCGATGATGGATCAGACACCcaggtggagatggagtatGGCTGGGAGCCTGCGATGCAAGATGTCGTCATCGCTTTTCCTTCGCCCTTCACCACTGTTTCCTTCGCGCCTTAATCGACACAGATTTTATACGAGCTTGTTAATTCGGTGTTTCTGATGTGCATGAATCGGAGCTAgactgctggtggtggtgctgagGGTGCTGAGGGGGTGACGTATATGAGCGGCCGGCGCAGCACGACTGAAGTCATCGGGGTCCCCTTCCAATTGATCCCAGCCGAATTTTCTATTTTCGTTTTGGTTAATATACCCTGCATTTTATGTCATTTGGCCTTTCGCTTTTTGCTGTTTTCCTGAGTATTCCCCTTCTGCCCGGTTGCGCTTCTTTGGCTCGCCGATACATCTACAAACGCACTCCTCCCAccaaccctcctcccccagcacaaccatcaccaccaccaccaccacctcctcctcctccgcctccatctATCATCACAATGGCTACCGCCGAgaagcaacaacaaaaaaagaGTCCCATCAAGGACGAGCCCCTGGACGATGACAAGCAGGACGACTTTTCCGACGAGTATGAGGACGACTTCtctgacgaggacgacgaccaAGGTCAGGATACCTCAGGCAAGGCAGTGCAAGCGCGCCAGCGCGGTGGGCAGACTATAAGCAGCACAGACAAGCCGTCGGCCcccaagcagaagaagggcattgacgacgaggaggggttgaagttgaagctgGATATCAATTTGGATATTGAGGTTGAGCTCAAGGCAAGAATCCATGGTGACTTGACCCTAGCTTTACTGTAAGTTTTTTATTCCAAACTGCCCTGGATCACCTGCCAATCATGAAGAAAATGAATAGGAGTTAACGCCATCGACACAATAGTGCTTAAGAATATCGAAGCTCGATATCTCACTCCGTGCTTAAGGAGGTCCCTTTCCTAACGAGTTACGAGGCTTTTTGAGacttcctccttcctgttGGAGATACCGTTCCGCTGTTAATATCGTGATGGTTGTTGGGGAGTTCGAGTCCTAGCATTATTACCTCTTTCTGTTCTCCTGTAATTGGCTCTAGATCAGTTAATCGTTAATCGAATATAAAAACATAGTTCACACTGTCAAGCATGGTTAAACGAGAGTTAGTTGTATAGAGTTAGTTGTATTCCGGAATCTGGTGGAGCACATGCGGACGATGGGCCGAGGTGTCTTGGCGGCTGATAAGCCGTCGTAtactctcctcttctccaacttggAAGCTAACAACTCAACACTCCTGATCCCAAacaaccccccccccccaatCTCACCCTCCAAAATGGCCGACGACAAATCCCGCAAGGCAGTCATAATCAAACACATGAACAATGACCATGCCCGCTCTCTCTCCCTTTACCTCCGCGCCTACTGCGCCGTCTCCCCGCGCGCCGCTCAATCCCCAatcctcgaagacctccGCCTCACAGACATGATCATATCTGCCCAAGGCTCCCGCTACATAATCCCCTTCACGCCGCCACTCGCCTCCATATCCGACACCCGCGCCCGCGTCGTGGCCATGCACAAGGAATCCCTGCGCCGGCTGAACCTCTCGGACACTACAATCACCACTTACCTCCCACCGCAGGGCCCGCAGGTAATCGGGTTCGCGCTCTGCCTTACGGCGCTGGTGGCATACTCGCGCCGCGCGAATTTCGAGCCGGGATCCGTGCTCTACGATACGTTGGATTTGGGGACTAGGGCTCCTGGGTTTACGGAGTTTAGTGTCAAGTGGCAGCCGTGGGTCTTTGGGATTCTTGCGGGCTTGCATGCGTTTGAGGCGGTCGTTTTGCTGggctggatgaggctgagGAAGCATGGGGTTAAGATGTTTTCGGGGCTGTGGTGGACGTGGATTGTGCTTGGGTTTGTGGAGGGGTTTCCGGCTTGGATGAGGTTTGATGCGGAGGTGAAGAGGATTGAGAATGAGGGGGGGCATGAGAAGAGTACTTGATCGGCGGGGTCGTGTTGTTGTATGGTGTACATAGACGGGGTGTAGAAGATAGACATGGAGGAAAGAGATGGCCGTTCGTGTTAGACGGTCACTGTATAGGTGATTCAGTGAGGCAGTCAATGTATATTCATTATGGAGCTGTGCTAGACAATGAGCAATACTACCAAAGAGGATGCAGGCAGTGAACCATGGAATTGGACTGATGAGGTTGTCCTAATTGTTGGACTGTTCTTTCCAGTTATCAGCAACATTTGAAGCGGCGCGCCGGGGTCGGAGTATCCAGCTGTGGACTGAATAACTATGTGCCAAGAACCATTATGTAAGCCTCACAATAAAGCACAAAATCAAGGCGCTAGCCGACTAGCCTAGCCCCAAATGGAAAGGTGTAGACGAGGTCACGGGGCAAGTGCCTAGCCACGATCGGTTAGCGCCCACGAAAATAGGGCAACTTCGACAAGCGAGAGACACACACGGATTCCACGATCGCCGACGACAAGCACTCAACTCCCCGACAAACCAAACGACAACCCTTGCCGCTGCGTTCCTGGTGAAGGGCTGCAAGATTAGAGGTGAGTATCTTCTTTTATGGCTGCTGTGATTCTTTTTTTCGGTTTCCGTTGGTTCTATCTCGTCGAGCGACTGTCGGTGCGCCTTCAATTCGGCCTGTCAAATTTCCACCCGTCAACCGGTATCGATTCAAcagaggagaagagaagagaagaggaagcgtTACGACTGGAGAGCCAAGGGACTATCTCGATATCGTTGCTGTCTCGACTGGACTGAGGGGTTCGATTTGAAGATTTTTTTTGTCTCGAACCTTTGCCTGGGGGATTTGTGGATTGGAGCTTAGATATTGCTATACGACAGCAATGCCTATCGGTCATCGATAATCGCGCTCGACAAGATAGAATTGCACGCAACCGAATTTTGGATCTACACAGCTTCGCTTGCTTTCATTCTCGACTCGTGCTAATATTCTGTCTGGACAGTCCCACACATCGACCGCAAACATGGGTATCTCTCGCGATTCGCGCCACAAGCGCTCGGCCACCGGTGCTAAGCGCGCTCACTACCGCAAGAAGAGGTATGATTGAGGATGATTGAAATACCAGAAAAGTATATGGGCAGCAAATTGACGCAAAGCAGAGCGTTCGAGAAGGGTCGCCAGCCCGCCAACACCCGTATTGGCACCAAGCGAATTCACCTTGTCCGTACCCGTGGTGGTAACCGCAAGTTCCGTGGTCTCCGTCTCGAGTCTGGCAACTTCTCGTGGGGTTCCGAGGGTGTTTCCCGCAAGACCCGTGTCATCGTTGTCGCCTACCACCCTTCGAACAACGAACTTGTCCGTACCAACACCCTGACCAAGTCCGCCGTCGTCCAGATCGATGCCGCTCCCTTCAGACAATGGTACGAGGCCCACTACGGTCAGCCCATTGGCCGCAGACGCCAGGCCAAGACCGAGACAaccgaagagaagaagagcaacagCGTCGTGAAGAAGCAGGCTGCCCGCTTCGCCGAGTCCGGAAAGACCGAGTCCGCCATCGAGAGACAGTTTGAGTCCGGTCGTCTGTTGGCCGTTATTGCTTCTCGTCCCGGCCAGAGCGGCCGTGTGGACGGCTACATCCTGGAGGGTGATGAGCTTGCGTTCTACCAGCGTGCTACCCGCAAGTAAACGCGAGTAAATGAGAAGAGATATCGcaaaaaataaactttttCCCTCTTATTTATTTGTGAAGCCTTGATTGTCATGTAAAAGGGTGTGGTATCGGAGTTAGCAACTTCAGAATTTTCAGAACTTTCCTGACCTTGACCTTTATGGCACCGGCTTTTCATGGCTATGCGGTTACCTATGTAGGATGAGCTCGATAATGAACGAATTACGGTATTCTGTTCCAGTAAGATGTAGATTTATAGACTTGTCTAACGCACTTGGTGCCTCGAGTCCTCGACCTCGTAGTATAGTACGAGATAGCTCCCCGCATCTCAACCCCCCCTCCATTTCCACCCATCAATCTTCAACACATCAACACCCTACTACCCTCTCCCCTTAAATTATCCTTAAAATGCCCagatcaacaacaaaaacccggcttctcctcctctcaGACACTCACACCACACCCCCTGCACCTCCCCACGGCCCCAATGCCTCCAACACACCCTACAGGCAGCCGCTCCCTTCAGCCCAGATCCTGCTTCACGCCGGCGACATCACCAAAGTCGGCCTCGCCTCCGAACACAAGTCCATGCTCGAGCTCCTAAAATCGCACCCCGCCGAGCTGAAAATCGTCATCGCCGGTAACCACGACATCACACTCGATGAGGGCTACTACAACCGGGTAGGATGGCTGCGACACCGCTACCGCGAACCAAACGGGAGAGACCATTTGGCTGCATTGCCTTCAGCGGCTACCGGTACTACATCAGGACCCTCCGGGTCGGGATTGGCGTCACTAGAATCCCCCGCACAGATAAAAGCCCTCTACACAAGCCCCGAAGTCACAGCCGCGGGGATAGTCTACATGGAAGAGGAAATCCGCACGTTCGTCCTTCCCTCCACGGGGGCAAGATTCACCGTCTATGCGTCTCCCTACACGCCTGAGTTCTGCGCGTGGGCGTTTGCGTACCCCCGGAGCGAAGACCGGTTTAACTACGGGCAGGGCGCGAAAACGCCTGTTCCGGATTACCCCGGGGCGGATATCTTGATAACGCACGGTCCGCCGTATGGGATTCTGGACCAGGTTGTTGGGGGTGGACAGAGTGTAGGGTGTGAGCATCTGTTTCGTGCTgtgaggagggcgagaccgGCGGTGCATGTGTTTGGACATATCCATGAGGGGTATGGGGCGCGAAGGGTTGAGTGGGAGGGATCAGGCTCGGATTTGGTATCTGGGGGCCCTGCGGGTTGGGATGGGACTGGAATCAAGAGGGTAGAGGAGGTGTCTTGGGACCGGGAAGATGTGATGGAGGAGCGGGGTGCGCATGTGGATCTTAGTTCTGGATCTGGTAGACCATTGCGACGTGGGGAGGAGACGTTGTTTGTTAATGCGAGTGTTGTAACGGTTAATTATAAGGGGCTTAATGCGCCTTGGGTGGttgatttggatttggaggttgatgtgaTGAGCAAGTGAAGATGGGAATgtactataatatataaccTGCAAAAATTCATCAAATCATTGATTAGTTAACATCGAAAGGTTCAACTACCGTATTAAAGCAATGGTCAATGTTTTgtctatttttaataaatatatgtTCTGTTagatactaaatatatttctcCGGAAACGCAATTCAAGAAGCTAACAAGTCCATGTGATATAAATACTCAATCAGGATATCGTACAGTCCCAAATCACAACAGAAACAACCAGTAAAAGATATACACGTATCGAATGGAAATATATTTGAGagatgagaaagaaagaggtATCAGAGTTTCGTCGATGTGCGAGCCGCCGCGTGGGGTCATATCCGAGAGTAAAGGAAATTAATCAACAACAGaaaggtgaaggagagaagaacgCAAGTCAGAATAAAAGGCGATGATTTATATCCTGAAACTTGAAACCAATTAAAGGTTTATACAAACATGATGCTCGGTggaaacgaaaaaaaaaaaaaaaaaaaagaaagaaagaaagaaaggaaggaatAATGTCCAGACATTACAAATAATCAATAGGGTGAAAAGATCAGATCACTCCTC encodes:
- a CDS encoding DUF2470 domain-containing protein (COG:S;~EggNog:ENOG410PR5S;~InterPro:IPR037119,IPR019595;~PFAM:PF10615;~TransMembrane:2 (o155-175i187-205o)); amino-acid sequence: MADDKSRKAVIIKHMNNDHARSLSLYLRAYCAVSPRAAQSPILEDLRLTDMIISAQGSRYIIPFTPPLASISDTRARVVAMHKESLRRLNLSDTTITTYLPPQGPQVIGFALCLTALVAYSRRANFEPGSVLYDTLDLGTRAPGFTEFSVKWQPWVFGILAGLHAFEAVVLLGWMRLRKHGVKMFSGLWWTWIVLGFVEGFPAWMRFDAEVKRIENEGGHEKST
- the RPS8A gene encoding 40S ribosomal protein eS8 (COG:J;~EggNog:ENOG410PI2H;~InterPro:IPR001047,IPR022309;~PFAM:PF01201;~go_component: GO:0005840 - ribosome [Evidence IEA];~go_function: GO:0003735 - structural constituent of ribosome [Evidence IEA];~go_process: GO:0006412 - translation [Evidence IEA]), translated to MGISRDSRHKRSATGAKRAHYRKKRAFEKGRQPANTRIGTKRIHLVRTRGGNRKFRGLRLESGNFSWGSEGVSRKTRVIVVAYHPSNNELVRTNTLTKSAVVQIDAAPFRQWYEAHYGQPIGRRRQAKTETTEEKKSNSVVKKQAARFAESGKTESAIERQFESGRLLAVIASRPGQSGRVDGYILEGDELAFYQRATRK
- a CDS encoding uncharacterized protein (COG:S;~EggNog:ENOG410PSUX): MADYSNQESDQEFGQSQPAPEQASNQNDSDTEDIQRPEMEREPEQPKQRRRPARQQRRPRKQQQSDGPLGGLGGVDQAGDLVQNTAGNAVNGVTGSAGKAVGGVLGGGKSEGEGKEGKGSDEQLRLRLDINLDIEVQLKAKIHGDLTLGLLN
- a CDS encoding uncharacterized protein (COG:S;~EggNog:ENOG410Q212) yields the protein MATAEKQQQKKSPIKDEPLDDDKQDDFSDEYEDDFSDEDDDQGQDTSGKAVQARQRGGQTISSTDKPSAPKQKKGIDDEEGLKLKLDINLDIEVELKARIHGDLTLALLA
- a CDS encoding metallophosphatase domain-containing protein (COG:S;~EggNog:ENOG410PNNZ;~InterPro:IPR004843,IPR029052;~PFAM:PF00149;~go_function: GO:0016787 - hydrolase activity [Evidence IEA]), translating into MPRSTTKTRLLLLSDTHTTPPAPPHGPNASNTPYRQPLPSAQILLHAGDITKVGLASEHKSMLELLKSHPAELKIVIAGNHDITLDEGYYNRVGWLRHRYREPNGRDHLAALPSAATGTTSGPSGSGLASLESPAQIKALYTSPEVTAAGIVYMEEEIRTFVLPSTGARFTVYASPYTPEFCAWAFAYPRSEDRFNYGQGAKTPVPDYPGADILITHGPPYGILDQVVGGGQSVGCEHLFRAVRRARPAVHVFGHIHEGYGARRVEWEGSGSDLVSGGPAGWDGTGIKRVEEVSWDREDVMEERGAHVDLSSGSGRPLRRGEETLFVNASVVTVNYKGLNAPWVVDLDLEVDVMSK